The following coding sequences are from one Pseudonocardia sp. HH130630-07 window:
- a CDS encoding maleylpyruvate isomerase family mycothiol-dependent enzyme encodes MTDSAAPAARAELWAHIHTERARLADDLADLTDEQWSAPSLCDRWTVEEVVAHLTAGASIGAFRWFRSVLAARFDFDVHNDRRLAEHRGATPAGTLARFRAVTGSSTAASGHTAAWLGEVVVHGQDVRRPLGLARTAQTAAVTEVARFFVGRDFTVPGRTLAAGLRLEATDGPFRHGAGPVVTGTTVALTMALAARPAYLDDLSGPGVAVLRDRLAPAVR; translated from the coding sequence ATGACCGACTCCGCCGCGCCGGCCGCCCGTGCCGAGCTGTGGGCACACATCCACACCGAGCGGGCCCGCCTCGCCGACGACCTCGCCGATCTCACCGACGAGCAGTGGTCCGCACCGTCGCTGTGCGATCGCTGGACCGTCGAGGAGGTCGTCGCCCACCTCACCGCGGGGGCCTCCATCGGCGCCTTCCGGTGGTTCCGCAGCGTCCTCGCCGCCCGGTTCGACTTCGACGTGCACAACGACCGGCGGCTCGCCGAGCACCGGGGCGCCACCCCGGCCGGGACGCTGGCGCGCTTCCGGGCGGTGACCGGCAGCTCGACCGCCGCCTCCGGGCACACCGCGGCCTGGCTGGGCGAGGTCGTCGTCCACGGTCAGGACGTCCGCCGGCCGCTCGGGCTCGCCAGGACCGCGCAGACCGCGGCCGTGACCGAGGTCGCCCGGTTCTTCGTCGGCCGCGACTTCACCGTCCCCGGCCGGACACTGGCCGCCGGGCTCCGGCTGGAGGCGACCGACGGTCCGTTCCGGCACGGCGCGGGCCCGGTCGTCACCGGGACGACCGTGGCGCTCACCATGGCACTCGCCGCCCGCCCGGCCTACCTCGACGACCTCTCGGGTCCCGGGGTCGCGGTGCTGCGCGACCGGCTCGCCCCCGCGGTGCGGTAG